In Leishmania infantum JPCM5 genome chromosome 9, the following proteins share a genomic window:
- a CDS encoding putative tyrosine phosphatase gives MSVAMEAIHDFYFKENFFASGVAGACRKGSSTRTIPTARAAVGQDAVFVSLRGIPPYLYRPFFADFGPLDMSCCVHFARRLCELLRAVTGFDVRASPASAAAAGTFSNGTNSGAAAPAHRKRGGRGQPASAPSCSPSSASAVSTVSSSGCPLGATLPVVVCASLDAQERVNTACLVGAFCVLCLGWSAVATWYRGFVDIYPGFLAYRDASQGVSNYPLSLIDVWAGLEQGVALGLVNVHTFDIPAFLEGKQYDYSWVVPRRFLAMSSPQDDKSARTAEVFARRLRPLGVRLVVRLNDNLYNPSPLLRLGIRHVDLPYADGSVPCDAMLLRFLQAVEEHFGESVAPVSLQEWWSVPSSSAATARAGSASTKASSARASHRRPALQPCSLMHSGTCRGMPEAWTAVPPSAPPSHARRPDSAHANRTQCHDTCTLAPGDKGAVAVHCLAGLGRTGTMLAVYMMRHYGFTARAVIGWMRLCRPGSITGIQQQYLDAMERRLRPPPHMLAALQLNSAAKLYGAVGGGRRFELPSRRTRSSSLSVISSTSALPNAAAAAQTTHGRDGAVAMGRNQLDASPQPPLGKATTGCMRSTAAVTAFQTHGSVVADAQPATATATSIVVGHIRRDDSGRSSAMAARAASDVARDIGTFTGLAAWTDLTGLRGAQQQRQQLLMRRFSNSSTATLSLSTIQEGGEALDVVARMPVLGDNSPQNRSAATASLKRGSATAAASYHKTSIHPSPRVDDYKYASTYFVAMERVGELPRVYPWSTSSAAASAARGEPGGAHGGGPRPATANTYDETAPRGTRHLGRPRLSECSIGSDASRAKETRTAPASADSCLRPRKGLTSALQRRRPYTAAAAVSVGPQLHAKRYPTHYERGGAADHSETGTHAPGGTPPCSDLSEKTQQSPRRRQAATRTRVRWDDKGAHRANLDDARAGDTAAADPCVDVKLQTPHPPSAPMRSSLPWRDGGVTELEDGPRSPLVLSRSSLAIPATSLPMWARPMLRT, from the coding sequence atgtcCGTGGCCATGGAGGCCATTCATGACTTCTACTTTAAGGAGAACTTCTTCGCCAGTGGCGTGGCGGGGGCCTGCCGCAAAGGtagcagcacgcgcaccatCCCGACCGCCAGGGCGGCCGTGGGCCAGGACGCCGTCTTTGTGTCGTTGCGAGGCATCCCGCCCTACCTCTACCGCCCCTTCTTCGCCGACTTTGGTCCGCTGGACatgagctgctgcgtgcaCTTCGCGCGGCGCCTctgtgagctgctgcgggcgGTGACGGGATTCGACGTGCGCGCCTCCCCcgcatccgctgctgctgcaggaacCTTTAGCAATGGCACGAACTCGGGGGCCGCTGCCCCTGCCCACAGAAAGCGGGGCGGAAGAGGACAGcccgcatcggcgccgtctTGCTCCCCgagctccgcctcggcggTCTCCACGGTATCCTCCTCCGGTTGCCCTCTGGGGGCCACGCTGCCAGTGGTGGTGTGCGCCAGCCTCGACGCGCAGGAGCGCGTGAACACGGCGTGCCTTGTCGGCGCCTTTTGCGTGTTGTGCCTCGGCTGGTCGGCCGTGGCGACGTGGTATCGCGGCTTCGTCGACATCTACCCCGGCTTTCTCGCCTACCGCGACGCGAGCCAAGGCGTGTCGAACTACCCTCTCTCCTTGATTGACGTGTGGGCCGGGCTCGAGCAGGGTGTGGCCCTCGGGCTCGTCAACGTGCACACGTTCGACATCCCAGCCTTCCTGGAAGGCAAGCAGTACGACTACAGCTGGGTGGTGCCTCGTCGATTCCTGGCCATGAGCTCTCCGCAAGACGACAAGtccgcgcgcaccgctgaGGTGttcgcgcggcggctgcgcccgCTAGGTGTGCGGCTTGTGGTACGTCTAAATGATAACCTCTACAACCcgtcgcctctgctgcggctgggCATAAGGCACGTTGATCTGCCATacgccgacggcagcgtgccgtgcgacgcgatgctgctgcgattCCTGCAGGCGGTAGAGGAGCACTTCGGTGAATCAGTCGCGCCGGTCTCGCTGCAAGAGTGGTGGTCGGTGCCATCGTCgtccgccgcgacggcgcgagCGGGCAGCGCATCCACGAAAGCTTCCTCAGCTCGTGCTAGTCACCGGaggccggcgctgcagccatGCTCACTCATGCACTCAGGCACGTGTCGCGGTATGCCGGAGGCGTGGACGGCAGTCCctccatcggcgccgccctcacaCGCTCGGCGCCCGGACTCCGCCCACGCGAACAGAACGCAGTGCCACGACACCTGCACCTTGGCGCCAGGTGACAAGGGTGCTGTAGCGGTGCACTGTCTCGCTGGCCTGGGTCGCACAGGCACCATGCTCGCTGTATACATGATGCGTCACTACGGCTTcaccgcgcgcgccgtgATTGGGTGGATGCGGCTTTGCCGGCCAGGTAGCATCACCGGCATTCAGCAGCAGTACCTTGACGCGATGGAGCGACgtctgcggccgccgccgcacatgCTGGCTGCACTGCAGCTGAACTCGGCAGCCAAGCTGTacggcgctgtcggcggagggaggcgatTCGAGCTCCCGTCgcgacgcacacgctcgtCATCCTTGTCCGTCATCTCCTCCACGTCCGCACTGCCAaacgcggcagccgccgcgcagacAACGCACGGAAGGGACGGAGCGGTGGCGATGGGCAGAAACCAGCTCGACGCTTCACCGCAGCCTCCCCTGGGAAAGGCGACAACGGGCTGCATGCGCTCGACCGCTGCTGTGACCGCCTTTCAgacgcacggcagcgtcgtcgcggatgcgcagccggcgacggcgacggcgacgagtATTGTGGTCGGACACATTAGGCGCGATGATAGTGGCCGCTCGAGCGCGATggctgctcgagcagcgtCGGATGTCGCCAGAGACATCGGCACGTTTACGGGCCTGGCAGCGTGGACCGATCTCACGGGACTGCGTGgggcgcagcaacagcggcagcagctgctgatgcgccgcttcagcaacagcagcaccgccacccttTCTCTCAGCACCATCCAGGAAGGTGGGGAAGCGCTCGATGTAGTTGCGCGTATGCCCGTCCTTGGAGACAACAGTCCGCAGAACAGGAGCGCGGCCACGGCGTCACTGAAGCGCGGctctgccactgccgccgccagctaCCACAAGACTTCCATCCACCCGTCGCCTCGCGTGGATGACTACAAGTACGCCTCGACGTACTTCGTGGCGATGGAGCGGGTGGGTGAACTGCCGCGCGTATACCCTTGGTCtacctcctccgctgccgcctccgctgccagAGGTGAGCCAGGGGGAGCCCACGGCGGTGGTCCGCGACCTGCTACCGCCAACACCTATGATGAAACGGCGCCGCGAGGGACGCGCCATCTCGGCCGTCCCCGCTTAAGCGAATGCAGCATCGGAAGTGATGCAAGCCGAGCGAAGGAGACTCGCACAGCGCCTGCGTCGGCGGACAGCTGCCTCCGCCCCCGCAAAGGTCTCAccagcgcgctgcagcgacggcggccctacacggcggcggcagcggtaaGCGTAGGGCCTCAGCTGCACGCGAAGCGATATCCGACCCATTatgagcgcggcggtgccgccgaccACAGTGAGACAGGCACCCACGCACCAGGCGGCACGCCGCCGTGTTCTGACCTCTCCGAAAAGACGCAACAgtctcctcgccgccgccaggcagcaacgcgcacgcgagTTAGATGGGATGACAAGGGCGCTCATCGCGCAAACCTCGACGATGCAAGGGCTGGCGacaccgcagctgcagatCCCTGCGTTGACGTCAAGCTACAAACGCCACATCCACCATCGGCGCCGATGCGTTCATCTCTCCCGTGGAGAGATGGCGGTGTGACAGAGCTGGAGGATGGGCCGCGgtcgccgctggtgctgagTCGCTCATCACTGGCAATCCCTGCAACGTCGCTGCCCATGTGGGCCCGTCCTATGCTTCGCACATGA
- a CDS encoding hypothetical tetratricopeptide repeat protein, which produces MACFAAVEAPELPPGMDPAYYALSLLRRRRLEECIKVSTHYLTLATTPKCAGSPTGATATTPPSAGFMDESMWFIQTKAMVLQSWYDDAEIEDDGVDDVLMEGEQAVVSTLHRPNTSLRAARQGTAGGGTAAGAVGRAGRLGTSAGGGRPVSSRYGYARPGTLQNRPGSVRSGPDGTAVRPVTGRFVRIGTASLRSVTGGPHINLQALNLERYAQEKPMVAKLLCDYLLYVEHKPKMALELCTAALRPVKPVTTPAIPLPSAPGVAAKLPMGVAAGAGVGPSSLPPPGKTAAVSAAQEQVGIANTNDWWWKARLAKANYQLGLLREAEKYLKAALFDSPTSTSVGAGMLAKESKAWPGGDGSGGGFQKGRAFANYNTSVVMQLGKVYLKMDQPLTALETYEAALEVNPVDHHIVLCCARLRDELHEPGTAYDLYNQVLHLDSSNIEAIACIGAHLFYERNQPELALRYYRRLLQMGLHTSEVWTNMGLCAFYTFQMELSLRCLSHALALCKEDSQRADVWYNIGHVGIGMGNMAFAERAFRLAVSADVTHAEALNNLAVLAYEKRKEKTGRRLLDTAVLVAPGLTEALYNTAVISFQAGELELSYQMVMRVLEAEPDHPEAVVLQGKLRERFLAI; this is translated from the coding sequence ATGGCGTGTttcgctgccgtcgaggcCCCAGAGCTGCCGCCTGGTATGGATCCGGCCTACTACGCCCTCAGcctgctgcgtcggcgtAGGCTGGAGGAGTGCATCAAGGTCTCCACCCACTACCTCACTCTGGCCACCACCCCGAAGTGCGCTGGCTCTCCAACAGGCGCCACGGCTACAACACCGCCCAGCGCCGGCTTCATGGATGAGAGCATGTGGTTCATCCAGACCAAGGCGATGGTGCTGCAGAGCTGGTACGACGATGCAGAAATCGAGGATGACGGTGTCGATGACGTGCTCATGGAAGGTGAGCAGGCCGTCGTAAGCACGTTGCACCGGCCCAACACGTCCCTacgggcggcgcggcagggcaccgcaggcggcggtacggctgctggcgctgttgGTCGCGCTGGTCGACTTGGAACGTCAgccggcggtggccggcCAGTGAGCAGCCGCTACGGCTACGCGCGGCCTGGCACGCTGCAGAACCGTCCCGGCTCCGTCCGCAGCGGTCCGGATggcacggcggtgcgtcCTGTCACCGGCCGCTTCGTTCGGATCGGCACTGCCTCCCTGCGGTCCGTAACAGGTGGGCCGCACATCAACTTGCAGGCACTCAACCTTGAGCGCTACGCGCAGGAGAAGCCAATGGTAGCCAAACTGCTCTGCGACTACCTCCTCTACGTCGAGCACAAGCCCAAAATGGCATTGGAGCtctgcacggcagcgctgcgcccaGTCAAGCCTGTGACGACGCCAGCAATCCCGCTGCCTTCAGCGCCCGGCGTTGCTGCCAAGCTGCCCAtgggcgtcgctgccggagcCGGCGTGGGTCCATCgtccctgccccctcccggGAAGACCGCCGCGGTGtctgcggcgcaggagcaggTCGGCATAGCGAACACGAATGACTGGTGGTGGAAGGCGCGCCTGGCCAAGGCGAACTACCAGCTGGGGCTGCTgcgggaggcggagaagtACCTCAAAGCCGCTCTCTTCGACTCACCAaccagcaccagcgtcgGAGCAGGGATGTTAGCGAAGGAGTCGAAGGCGTGGCCAGGCGGTGACGGTagtggcggcggctttcAAAAGGGCCGTGCCTTCGCCAACTACAACACAAGCGTGGTCATGCAACTGGGCAAGGTGTACCTCAAGATGGACCAGCCACTGACAGCTCTCGAGACAtacgaggcggcgctcgaggTGAACCCGGTTGACCACCACATAGTCCTCTGCTGTGCGCGTCTACGCGACGAGCTGCATGAGCCCGGCACCGCCTACGACCTCTACAACCAAGTGCTGCACCTCGATAGCAGCAATATCGAGGCCATCGCCTGCATCGGCGCGCACCTCTTCTACGAGCGCAACCAACcagagctggcgctgcgctactaccgccgcctgctgcagaTGGGCTTGCACACGTCAGAGGTGTGGACGAACATGGGACTCTGCGCCTTCTACACGTTCCAGATGGAGCTTAGTCTGCGCTGCCTGTCCCATGCGCTAGCGCTATGCAAGGAGGACAGTCAGCGCGCAGATGTGTGGTACAACATCGGGCACGTGGGCATCGGGATGGGCAACATGGCCTTCGCTGAGCGCGCCTTCCGTCTTGCCGTCAGTGCCGACGTCACGCACGCCGAGGCGCTGAACAACCTGGCGGTGTTGGCCTAcgagaaaagaaaggagaagaccgggcgtcgcctcctcgacacggcggtgctcgtgGCGCCGGGACTGACGGAGGCGCTGTACAACACCGCCGTCATCTCCTTCCAGGCAGGTGAGCTGGAGTTGTCGTATCAGATGGTGATGCGGGTGCTGGAGGCAGAACCAGACCAcccggaggcggtggtgctaCAAGgcaagctgcgcgagcgcttCCTCGCGATTTAG
- a CDS encoding putative serine/threonine protein phosphatase, translated as MSSDLMELSREELISRVLDLQSENSALSRQLRSMANRRGGASSPTQADPRSRTTSGGIGATHSDPSAFIAANPVSARRNGSLSTSSEVPMSAAADRLSGCASGPPSAPSFEISMSVIVIENGAALSVPLSSVLDKTYGRQDLRDADTPVVSSKYLRDTNSLRTQRFSIGSVSATGGAAADASPSMNLDEEFSDSLSPGRPSSALGRGSTLVRGSVANAGGTVNDTDDEPYPKDPRAGSAGGAAAASSLAHRAGVTNLNLRRDVLFARDLSLDADAIITHQTLRLFNQQFARGANMLSPMSSYGNAVYHYIVKTFAVRNGCEHSPDDVEGFGRTLMNLCEEVKHILLDEPRHGSVTSPCYVFGDLHGNFRDLFYFMDNLISFQDLRYTPHRFVFLGDYVDRGEFSVEVVAYLFSMKVLAPHKVLLLRGNHEDTLVSGDISGYGNTSFRAQCHSTFGAALGEELWHRASAVFAHLPLTANIDSKIYCTHGGIPRYSGGVDDRLGILNSVDFPVMESFFQVPENETPQHRMYRQIGMDTCWADPAENESELDRFGFGSNPRGTGVILFGSKAVDDFLDHFHFEYIFRAHQEKSDGLKLSKSARVFTIFSTSAYVGHQNGAGVVLVAEGKIRLIVKTADTYEEDDYVAEVENVHRR; from the coding sequence ATGTCCAGTGACTTGATGGAGCTCTCCCGCGAGGAGCTCATCAGCCGCGTGCTCGACCTCCAGTCCGAGAACAGCGCGCTGAGCCGGCAACTGCGCAGCATGGCGAacagacgcggcggcgcgtcatCGCCCACGCAGGCCGATCCCCGTAGTAGAACTACCAGCGGTGGCATCGGCGCGACGCACAGCGATCCCTCCGCGTTCATTGCCGCCAACCCAGTCTCTGCGCGACGTAACGGCAgcctctccacctcctctgaAGTCCCCatgtcagcggcggcggatcGGCTGAGCGGGTGCGCGAGTgggccgccgtcggcgccgagcTTCGAGATATCCATGTCAGTGATCGTCATCGAgaacggcgccgcgctcTCGGTGCCGCTCTCCTCGGTGTTGGACAAGACGTACGGCCGCCAAGATCTGCGCGACGCCGACACGCCTGTGGTCTCGTCCAAGTACCTGCGAGATACCAACTCGTTGCGGACGCAGCGCTTTTCCATCGGCAGCGTCAGTGCCaccggtggcgctgcggcggatgCGTCTCCCAGCATGAACCTAGACGAGGAATTCTCGGACAGCCTCAGCCCAGGGCGGCCGAGCTCTGCTCTCGGACGCGGCAGTACGCTGGTGCGTGGAAGCGTCGCCAACGCCGGTGGCACTGTTAACGACACGGACGATGAGCCGTACCCGAAGGACCCTCGCGCCGGCTCagccggtggcgccgccgccgcctccagcctCGCGCACCGCGCTGGAGTGACGAACCTGAATCTTCGCCGAGACGTCCTCTTCGCGCGTGACCTTTCACTGGACGCGGACGCCATCATCACTCATCAGACGCTGCGGCTTTTCAACCAGCAGTTCGCGCGGGGCGCAAACATGCTGTCGCCCATGTCCTCTTACGGCAACGCCGTGTACCACTACATCGTAAAGACTTTCGCGGTGCGAAACGGCTGCGAGCACTCGCCAGACGATGTAGAGGGCTTCGGCCGCACGCTTATGAACCTCTGCGAGGAGGTCAAGCACATACTGCTAGATGAGCCGCGGCACGGGTCCGTCACGTCGCCGTGCTACGTCTTTGGCGACCTGCACGGCAACTTCCGCGACCTCTTCTACTTCATGGACAACCTCATTAGCTTCCAGGACCTGCGCTACACCCCGCACCGCTTCGTCTTCCTCGGTGACTACGTTGACCGTGGCGAGTTCAGCGTTGAAGTGGTGGCCTATCTGTTCTCGATGAAGGTGCTTGCCCCGCAcaaggtgctgctgttgcgcggCAACCACGAAGACACCCTCGTGAGCGGCGACATATCCGGCTACGGCAACACGAGCTTCCGTGCCCAGTGTCACAGCACcttcggcgccgccctcggcgAGGAACTGTGGCACCGCGCGAGTGCGGTCTTTGCCCATctgccgctgacggcgaACATCGACAGCAAGATCTACTGCACGCACGGCGGCATCCCGCGctacagcggcggcgtcgacgaccGGCTCGGCATTTTGAACAGCGTCGACTTCCCAGTGATGGAGTCGTTCTTTCAGGTGCCGGAGAACGAGacaccgcagcaccgcatgTACCGCCAGATCGGGATGGATACTTGCTGGGCCGACCCGGCCGAGAACGAGAGTGAGCTCGACAGGTTCGGATTTGGCTCGAACCCgcgcggcaccggcgtcATCCTGTTCGGCTCCAAGGCGGTGGACGACTTCCTCGACCACTTCCACTTTGAGTACATCTTTCGCGCGCATCAAGAGAAGTCCGATGGACTGAAGCTGAGTAAGAGCGCCCGCGTCTTCACGATCTTTAGCACGAGCGCCTACGTGGGCCACCAGAATGGTGCTGGTGTAGTGCTCGTCGCGGAGGGAAAGATCCGCCTCATTGTGAAGACGGCAGACAcgtacgaggaggacgactACGTAGCGGAAGTGGAAAATGTCCATCGGCGCTAA